The following are encoded together in the Juglans microcarpa x Juglans regia isolate MS1-56 chromosome 2D, Jm3101_v1.0, whole genome shotgun sequence genome:
- the LOC121250167 gene encoding putative ubiquitin-conjugating enzyme E2 38 isoform X1: MEMDLEVQDYASGTPQTLISKKPKHDEINMGSKGKTKITYDETLQDQVKDASASDPGNSTVVGSPDSVNHLKSSAPGSLNSNNLHSSNSDITYHDDEGDGTGAGEDDAVFIEDDDYVSDYDDNDDFLYDDGYTGMQSQFDKVDFPPGVEAPLPWLNDRDSSANIQPSTRTLTISDIPDSKKQAAATSSSSIPADSKLKEKVEANEDAVMQKLQQFKQFDIVDDFSDHHYSRMGFSDGKPPKNWAKRIQEEWKMLEKNLPDTIFVRAYEARMELLRAVIIGPAGTPYHDGLFVFDCLFPTTYPSSPPMVYYYSGGLRLNPNLYDCGKVCLSLLGTWTGKQNEMWIPEKSTMLQVLVSIQALILNAKPFFNEPGYETTYVGAEGERRSMEYNDNAFILSLKTMIYTMRRPPKYFEDFVAGHFQHRARDILVACKAYMEGAPVGSVNDGAHDDAGAHDNDGKRRPSDFKSTLAKMINMLITNFTKNGSTDIEQFRLLA; the protein is encoded by the exons ATGGAAATGGATCTTGAAGTGCAGGATTACGCCTCTGGAACTCCCCAGACTTTGATCTCCAAGAAACCCAAGCACGACGAg ATCAACATGGGCAgcaaagggaaaacaaaaataacctATGATGAGACCTTGCAAGACCAAGTTAAG GATGCTTCAGCCAGTGATCCTGGAAATTCTACTGTAGTAGGATCCCCGGACAGTGTCAATCACCTCAAGAGTTCTGCACCAGGATCACTCAACTCAAACAATCTTCACAGTTCCAATTCCGATATAACATATCATGATGATGAGGGGGATGGCACTGGTGCTGGGGAAGATGATGCTGTTTTtattgaagatgatgattatgtTTCTGATTATGATGACAATGATGATTTCTTGTATGATGATGGTTATACGGGCATGCAATCTCAATTTGATAAGGTGGACTTTCCTCCTGGTGTAGAGGCACCTCTTCCTTGGTTGAACGACCGGGATTCAAGTGCCAATATACAGCCTTCAACAAGGACTCTAACTATTTCAGACATTCCAGACAGCAAAAAGCAGGCAGCTGCTACCAGCAGTTCATCCATCCCTGCAGATTCAAAATTAAAGGAGAAAGTAGAGGCAAATGAGGATGCCGTTATGCAAAAGTTGCAACAGTTTAAGCAATTTGACATTGTGGATGACTTTTCAGATCATCACTATAGCCGCATGGGCTTCTCAGATGGGAAG CCACCCAAGAATTGGGCAAAGAGAATCCAGGAGGAGTGGAAAATGCTAGAGAAGAATTTACCTG ATACAATATTTGTTAGAGCTTATGAAGCAAGAATGGAACTTTTGAGGGCTGTTATAATTGGACCTGCAGGCACTCCTTACCATGACGGCCTTTTCGTCTTTGATTGCCTCTTTCCCACTACGTATCCCAGCTCACCACCG ATGGTGTACTACTATTCGGGTGGCCTTCGACTGAACCCAAATTTGTATGATTGTGGGAAAGTCTGCCTGAGTCTTTTGGGCACCTGGACTGGGAAACAGAATGAGATGTGGATCCCAGAGAAATCAACCATGTTACAGGTTTTGGTGTCTATACAAGCTCTGATTCTGAATGCAAAGCCCTTCTTTAATGAACCTGGTTATGAAACAACATATGTTGGGGCGGAAGGTGAAAGAAGATCGATGGAGTATAATGACAATGCTTTTATTCTATCCTTGAAGACGATGATATACACAATGAGGCGACCACCAAAG TATTTTGAGGACTTTGTTGCTGGTCATTTTCAACATCGAGCACGTGATATTTTGGTTGCATGTAAAGCATATATGGAGGGTGCTCCTGTAGGGTCTGTTAATGATGGAGCACACGATGATGCTGGAGCACATGACAATGATGGAAAGCGCAGGCCAAGTGACTTCAAGTCGACATTAGCTAAGATGATAAATATGCTCATCACAAACTTCACCAAGAACGGGTCAACAGACATTGAGCAATTTCGCCTTTTGGCATAA
- the LOC121250167 gene encoding probable ubiquitin-conjugating enzyme E2 25 isoform X2, whose amino-acid sequence MEMDLEVQDYASGTPQTLISKKPKHDEINMGSKGKTKITYDETLQDQVKDASASDPGNSTVVGSPDSVNHLKSSAPGSLNSNNLHSSNSDITYHDDEGDGTGAGEDDAVFIEDDDYVSDYDDNDDFLYDDGYTGMQSQFDKVDFPPGVEAPLPWLNDRDSSANIQPSTRTLTISDIPDSKKQAAATSSSSIPADSKLKEKVEANEDAVMQKLQQFKQFDIVDDFSDHHYSRMGFSDGKPPKNWAKRIQEEWKMLEKNLPDTIFVRAYEARMELLRAVIIGPAGTPYHDGLFVFDCLFPTTYPSSPPMVYYYSGGLRLNPNLYDCGKVCLSLLGTWTGKQNEMWIPEKSTMLQVLVSIQALILNAKPFFNEPGYETTYVGAEGERRSMEYNDNAFILSLKTMIYTMRRPPKLD is encoded by the exons ATGGAAATGGATCTTGAAGTGCAGGATTACGCCTCTGGAACTCCCCAGACTTTGATCTCCAAGAAACCCAAGCACGACGAg ATCAACATGGGCAgcaaagggaaaacaaaaataacctATGATGAGACCTTGCAAGACCAAGTTAAG GATGCTTCAGCCAGTGATCCTGGAAATTCTACTGTAGTAGGATCCCCGGACAGTGTCAATCACCTCAAGAGTTCTGCACCAGGATCACTCAACTCAAACAATCTTCACAGTTCCAATTCCGATATAACATATCATGATGATGAGGGGGATGGCACTGGTGCTGGGGAAGATGATGCTGTTTTtattgaagatgatgattatgtTTCTGATTATGATGACAATGATGATTTCTTGTATGATGATGGTTATACGGGCATGCAATCTCAATTTGATAAGGTGGACTTTCCTCCTGGTGTAGAGGCACCTCTTCCTTGGTTGAACGACCGGGATTCAAGTGCCAATATACAGCCTTCAACAAGGACTCTAACTATTTCAGACATTCCAGACAGCAAAAAGCAGGCAGCTGCTACCAGCAGTTCATCCATCCCTGCAGATTCAAAATTAAAGGAGAAAGTAGAGGCAAATGAGGATGCCGTTATGCAAAAGTTGCAACAGTTTAAGCAATTTGACATTGTGGATGACTTTTCAGATCATCACTATAGCCGCATGGGCTTCTCAGATGGGAAG CCACCCAAGAATTGGGCAAAGAGAATCCAGGAGGAGTGGAAAATGCTAGAGAAGAATTTACCTG ATACAATATTTGTTAGAGCTTATGAAGCAAGAATGGAACTTTTGAGGGCTGTTATAATTGGACCTGCAGGCACTCCTTACCATGACGGCCTTTTCGTCTTTGATTGCCTCTTTCCCACTACGTATCCCAGCTCACCACCG ATGGTGTACTACTATTCGGGTGGCCTTCGACTGAACCCAAATTTGTATGATTGTGGGAAAGTCTGCCTGAGTCTTTTGGGCACCTGGACTGGGAAACAGAATGAGATGTGGATCCCAGAGAAATCAACCATGTTACAGGTTTTGGTGTCTATACAAGCTCTGATTCTGAATGCAAAGCCCTTCTTTAATGAACCTGGTTATGAAACAACATATGTTGGGGCGGAAGGTGAAAGAAGATCGATGGAGTATAATGACAATGCTTTTATTCTATCCTTGAAGACGATGATATACACAATGAGGCGACCACCAAAG TTGGATTAA